Proteins from one Fragaria vesca subsp. vesca linkage group LG6, FraVesHawaii_1.0, whole genome shotgun sequence genomic window:
- the LOC101293112 gene encoding transcription factor PIF5-like: protein MNSCIPNWNFEGDLPSTNQKKPSGPDHELVELLWRNGQVVLHSQTNRKPGLNPNESRQVQKHDQMRVGGFYGNSGNLIHDEEAVSMIQYPLEDSFDKDFCSHFFSELPSCDPLEIEKPIKQFGEEKFVKFDASNATHLVSSSPQTNVKSSTGVAYPENPMPPPRFQISNPTEKNQNLGGLGKVVNFSQFSALGRGDIGSSRKQIRGTEPGKLNQAEVRECSMMTVGSSYSGSNQVPNDFDVSRASSNGDGTTVFSTGTLYNNVQKMMPLSEGGMTETLDPTLTSSSGGSGSSFGRGKQSNVVNSNKRKGRDAEDSECQSKAAEIESAAGNKPAPRSGSSRRTRAAEVHNLSERRRRDRINEKMRALQELIPHSNKTDKASMLDEAIEYLKSLQLQLQVMWMGGGMTPMMFPGVQHYMSRMGMGMGPPAMPSMHNPIHLPRVPIVDQCMTVAPPTNPAVMCQTPVLNPVDYRNQMQNPSFQEQYARLMGFHHMQTMSQPMNMFRFGSQPLPQSQMMAPTVMNTGPLSGGAATNEGLSGKMS, encoded by the exons ATGAATTCTTGCATTCCTAATTGGAACTTTGAGGGTGATCTCCCTTCAACCAACCAAAAGAAACCCTCGGG GCCAGATCATGAACTAGTAGAGCTGTTATGGAGAAATGGGCAGGTAGTTTTGCACAGCCAAACAAATCGAAAACCAGGTCTTAATCCTAATGAGTCAAGGCAAGTTCAGAAACATGATCAAATGAGGGTTGGTGGGTTCTATGGGAACTCAGGTAATTTGATTCATGATGAGGAAGCAGTCTCCATGATCCAATACCCTCTAGAAGATTCCTTTGATAAAGATTTCTGTTCCCATTTCTTTTCTGAACTGCCTTCCTGTGATCCACTTGAGATTGAGAAGCCAATCAAACAATTTGGAGAAGAGAAGTTTGTTAAGTTTGATGCTTCTAATGCCACCCATCTTGTTTCGTCTTCACCACAAACTAATGTCAAGTCCTCTACTGGTGTGGCATATCCTGAAAATCCAATGCCTCCTCCAAGATTTCAGATCAGTAATCCAACTGAGAAAAACCAAAATCTTGGAGGCTTGGGGAAAGTAGTCAATTTTTCTCAATTTTCAGCACTGGGAAGGGGTGATATAGGATCTTCCAGAAAACAAATAAGAGGGACAGAGCCTGGTAAGTTGAATCAAGCAGAGGTTAGAGAGTGTTCTATGATGACTGTTGGATCCAGTTACTCAGGTAGCAACCAAGTTCCTAATGACTTTGATGTGAGTCGGGCTTCGAGCAATGGTGATGGGACTACTGTGTTTTCTACTGGAACCTTGTACAACAATGTTCAAAAGATGATGCCTCTGAGTGAGGGAGGGATGACAGAAACCCTTGATCCAACTCTTACTTCATCTTCCGGCGGTTCTGGCAGTAGTTTTGGCAGAGGGAAGCAGTCTAATGTTGTCAATAGCAACAAAAGAAAGGGTAGAGATGCCGAGGACTCAGAGTGCCAAAGTAAG GCTGCTGAAATTGAATCGGCTGCGGGAAACAAGCCAGCACCACGATCAGGATCATCAAGGAGGACACGTGCTGCTGAAGTCCACAATCTCTCAGAAAGG AGACGAAGAGATCGGATCAATGAGAAGATGAGGGCATTGCAAGAGCTCATACCTCATTCTAACAAG ACGGACAAAGCGTCAATGTTAGATGAGGCAATTGAATACTTGAAGTCTCTTCAGCTGCAACTTCAG GTAATGTGGATGGGAGGTGGGATGACACCGATGATGTTTCCAGGAGTACAGCACTATATGTCCAGAATGGGAATGGGAATGGGACCGCCTGCCATGCCTTCTATGCACAATCCAATTCATTTACCTCGGGTTCCTATAGTTGATCAGTGCATGACTGTGGCTCCACCAACAAACCCGGCCGTAATGTGCCAAACACCGGTTCTGAATCCTGTTGATTACCGTAACCAGATGCAAAATCCCTCTTTTCAGGAACAATATGCACGTCTCATGGGATTCCATCATATGCAGACCATGTCTCAG CCTATGAATATGTTCAGATTCGGCTCTCAGCCTCTTCCACAAAGTCAGATGATGGCACCAACTGTCATGAACACTGGACCTTTAAGTGGTGGAGCTGCAACTAATGAGGGTTTAAGTGGCAAAATGA GTTAA